The genomic DNA TCCCACCATCGcctcgtatgtatgtacatacatacatgtacatatgtttgtaggTGTAGGAACACAAGCGTACGAAAAATATCAGGCCGGGCGGTTCGCGATTCGCAGCGACGCAGCAGAGTCGGCGACAGAGTTTGTCCGCTGGCGGCTGACAGGTACACACATATGAATGTTTGCATgcatacgtgtgtgtgtgttctccgTAATTCAATTTCAACCGCCGCCCGAGTATTCAAGGCACAAGACTTCCTTTTAATAcaacttacatatgtacgtaccatacatacatacatatgtacatatgaatgtttTGATACTCTAACTGAGCGCGTTCGGCAGGGCTGCTATTTCTAGAAAAGACCTGCAAATGTAGGTACTATGTTTGGTACCTACCCACTGACAGCCCAATCTCGTCCGCGATTTGCGTCCACACCTTCAGCTTGACTTCCACGTTCTTGTAGTCCGGATTGTGGTTGTTGTAGACCACGTCGTACCGCTTCACGATATCGATGAAGTCCGAGGTGTTATCGGATGTGGTTGAGGACTCGCTAATTGCGCGCGCCGCTTTCGTGTCCTTCATCCTGCTGTCAACGGTACACTGGCGTTGTACGGTTGCTAACGGTTATTCGAAAACCCAAAACCTCTGTTCCACAGTGCTCGGGACGGACGAAGTCTTTTTATAGGCGTGTAGGCGCTCTATTGACCGCCCAGCCgcgttctgtgtgtgtctccccGGCCGCTCCACCAGCACAGGCGTAGGTAGAGAGCCGAACGGAACGCCAacggagagagcgagagagagtaaaCTGCGAGCGAGAAACCGTCCGACTGCCGTTTTGTATGACCGCTTCGACAAAAGTTGGACACTTGAATGAGACGATGAGCTGCATGCACAAAcccaacaccagcagcagcagcagcagaaacggcaacggcagcagcagcagcagcggcgctgccaggcagcagggagaccatgccccatgcctctcctctccacccACCCTCCGGCACGGCCCGCACTCTTCTTGCGCACTCACttatacacacagacacagatagcagcagcagcagcagcaccagcaccaccaccaccaccaccagaagcagcagcaacaacaaaagcgggCCCCAACAGCGACGCGGCCGACCGTCGTTGGAGGACGTGtaaagaagaacaagaaggcaacctcatcatcatcatagctggcagtggcagtggcagaggcagaggaggaggcaaaaGGCACATACAACAGACATATAgacggcagcagcgcagtTTGGCGCTCGCAATAAAACGCGCAGCGTCGCACCGCtccaacagccgcagccacagccacagcagcagagacgtTAACCGCCCACATTCGCCGCCTCCCTCCCCACACGGCACATAACATGagattgctgttgttgttgttgttgttagggggctgctgccgtttcattttgttgttgctgtacatgcatatgtatgtatgcatgtgtgcgtgAGCGCGACAAAATCGCAACAGTGCGAGGCAGTGGATGTGGACACCCACACCCTACCCTGCCTCTCTGCCATTCTTCTCCCTGGCATTGCAGCCTTAGCTTTCGAGGCAGCTTTATTTGATTGCCGATGCAGAAACTGTTGCACCTTCATCACGTGTCGTGCCCCCAGAATGTGTTGTTGcctgcacgcacacacataacaCACAGACGCATCTCTGAAGTTCAAGGTCATTGATTTGGTGGCATACGGAAATGGAATAAATATCGCAAGTGCCAATCCCGGCGTATGGCCTGCTTAAGCATAGATCACTGTGCTCTTCGCTAGCTCTCTTGTCCTTATCGGACGTCGCTGCGTCAAAGCTTTTACTGCGAAAGCTGTGTTATTCGTTGGTCGTACAtactcatgtacatatgtgctgTACCGCTTTAACCCAGCATCCAAGCGGGGCAGAGAGCAGGCGAGGGAGCCCAGAAAAGTTGCTCCATTCCATCGATCCAAGCAAGTCCCGTAGAATTTCTGTTACCGCCGCTCTCTCCTCTTCTCACCACACGTCTCCCTCATCTCCTCTGACAACAGTtcgtgttgttgcttttgttgcgactctttttccttttccaagttgtttttgttgccagcGCTGtagtcatcgtcgtcgtcgttggcgTCGGCCCCACTCAGCCCCAGTGCTGACTGCTGGCGACCGAACCTACGACCAGTTCACCCCCCTCtcgacagccagccagcgcacGCCTTCTCGTCCGCGCCCTCTTGCCTTCTTGTGCGAGGCGGACTGAGCTGAGTCCCAAACCAACACGTAGATGGCGCCTGCaagagtgtttgtgtgtgtgtgtgtatgtgccaGCTGCGTGTGTTTCTCTGcccgtgtgtatgtgtgtctgtttgtatCTCTTTCGCTTGTgcgagtttttgttgcttttattatattttttcgcttttctctctctatgccCGTGCCTTCCTTCAGCCTTCAGCCAGCGACAGCTCCTACAGCGACGTCCGCTCCACCTAGCTCCCCTGTCCcactgtttctctcttttactgtacagtgtacacacactcacacagtcagtcagtggcaGCCGCCTCCCTCGTCCTGGCTGCCGGCCCCCCTCCCACCTATGGGCCAGCTCCCGGCATGCCTCTTCCatagtcatcatcatcatcgccatcatcatcattattgcCTTCGGCCAGCTCCCCCTACTCCacaagtagcagcagcaacagcaacggcagcaacaatttgtggaAAGATGTGTCGCAGGGTGGGGGAAGGTGGGATGTTGGGCGTTTTGCCCGTCGTTGTTCGGCGGCGGTGAAGGCATGGCTATGCATGGgcgtacacacatacatatgtacttatgtattagttgtgtgtgtgtgtgtgtgtgtatgtacttcTGGCTCTCCGCTGCTgttttgcttgtgtttgtggaGCGTGGGTGGAAGTGGGTGAGGGGGTGGACGGTGCAGAGAGCGGCCTACCTACCGCCGCTGGAAGAgcttatgttgttgttgttgttgttgttgctgccttttgtcaATCGATAAACGATGTCCGGAGTGCGGCACAGTCGAGCGCTTTGCGTGAGTCCCTACctatacacatgtatgcatgtacaaatgtatgttcTGTGTATATAATCTGGTTAAAGTAcataacatatgtacatatacgtatgtacatctTGCATTGGTGTGAGTGTTGGTCGGTGCACAGCGGCCCAAAGCATGTATCCCACGGCTGGTCAGCGGCACTCTGGAGTTTGATGCAATCACCactacatacacatgcatgaCGGGCGAGCCCTTACTCGCATGCACCTGACCTGACCGTACCACCTGCCTCCAGACCGCTATTCCATTCAAAGCACCATCTAACTACATTTTGAGCTTACAATATCTTCATAGCCATCGTTTCTATCTGTGTATTTGCATACCGAAAGGTATCTTCAGCCCAAAGAAAGGATCCATTTTCATCTAAAAAGCAGATCCTCTTCAGAGTAGAAAGTACTAGAACAATAAGATCTTCGCCTCTTCGGTAGTCGGGTTTCCGTTTTCcgcaaatatatgtacatatttatgtacaaatattccCTGGAGGAAGGTTGAAGGTGTTTCATTTAATGCATGATTATCCTTATCTTTGATGCCGAGCCGAGTTGAGCCGAGCAAAAAAATTAGTTCTGTCTTTACTTGTATACTTGTATGCGTGATTGAACATTGAAGGTAAACGAGATGAGCTAATCCATATGAGTAGTGGGACCCATTGGCCCCACAATGTCCACATCGCTCCCCATGGCCCTCTGCCGTTCcttgatctgctgctgctggaacagcAGTTGCACCAGGATAATCACATAGTTGGCCATGCCGTTGTACACCATGAAAATGGTGGACACATTGAGCGGCATGCTTCTCCCGATGAGGGCCGCCTGCCTGTTGTGCATGCGCCAATGCTGGAAGTCCTCCACCTGCCTGCGCACCAGTAGCTGCTGCGGGAAGTGCTGCGCGTAGAGGCCGAGCAGGCGGAGGCAGTTGCGCTTCtgaggagaaggagcaagGATGATCTAGTCTCGGTTAATCTCAGCTAAGCAACACTCACCTCCCGCTGCAGCAAGTAGCCATAGGTGCTGGTGATGATTAGCTTGTAGGTGTGCAGCGTGACATGGAGCAGCATGAATGTGTACTCCATGTCCCAGGCCTCGGATGCCAGAACCTTCTGGCAGACCACGTACACGAAGCAGGTCATCAGAGTAGACTCGTAGAAGAACCCGGCGGCAGCCGCGAACCCAAAGACTCCATTCAACTCCGACAGCAAGTGGGAGCAGCGCTTGGAGAACTCAAACAGCTTGGCAACCTTACGATGCACCGTCTCTTGTGGACCAAGAGGATCGCTCTCCGCGTACTCGTGTTGGAGCAACTTCTGGAtgaggcgcaggcgcagccgCACGAAATCCATAATGCCAATGTGAACAAATCCCACCAGGCCAAGGGAGCTAGTCAGCAGGGTGTAGCTGCCGGCCATTAGCAGGGTGGACGGTATGCCGCAGGTGCAACGAGCGATGTCGAAGATCAGCGAGAgtgagaaggagaagaagcagaTGGTCACAATCACAGTCCCGTACCAGTATTTGAAGCGTTGGCGCTGGTAGTGCCAGCGCACGGAGGGAAACTCCATGGAAATGTCCAGGTCGAAGCCCTGCATGTTGGCCAGCAGCCTGACGTGGCGGCGCCGCTTGGTGTCCAGCGAGATGCAGTATTCCACGTAGGTAATCGTGCAGCTAAGGCACTCCCACATGATGATCATCTTGACCACGGGTGTGAGATGGCCCATCATGGCGGCGGCCATGCGCTCATCCTTCAGCTTAAACAGCACGCTGCCCAGGTAGCCGCAGACTGCGAATAGTCGCACGCAGACAGCATATAACACGCTCATGGGCGACGAAGCTGCTCCGCCATCACTCTGGGTGTGCACCCGGAAGGTCACCAGTCCCCAGTAGAAGAGAAGGCTGTATAGGTTGCCGTAGCAGTAGATGAACCCATCGCTCGATGTTTTGCGGTTCTTCATTTGGCCACCAATGAATGAGCCTGGCCGTTGGCGCGCAGAGCTTCTTATCCTCGCGCACAGTGGTCATTAAGAGCACAGAGATAGGATCGGACAAATTGAATGCATCGTTTGTCACGTGTGTATAATTAATAACGATTGATTAGCCATTTAATAGACATTCTTATGTAGAAATGACGGCACAATTGAACAGccgtttgccattgccagagcggtttttatttacttgaaaTTCATACAAAAGTGTACTGGCGAACTTTACTTCTTGGATTTGGGTTGCTGGcgttgttggtgctggtgctgatgctgttggCATTCGGAGGGTTGCGGCGAAGGGCCTTCTGCAGGACATGGGCATCCGCGGGCTCGATTCGTTTGTAGTACTGCTCCTTGGTGTCGACGATCTCGAAGCCAAATTTCTTGTAGAACTCAATGGCTCCATCATTGTTGACCTGCACATGCCTGCAAATGCGTTCAAAAGTTATTCCATACAATCTTTCTGCATTATTCGTGTTGCCGGTTGCCTTACAGAAAAATGCTATCAAAGTTTCCGTCCTTCTCCGCGTAGTTCAGTATGTGCTCGAACATGACGGTGCCGATGCCCAGGCGGCGGTAGGGCGACAGGCAGCCAAGGGTCATGATATAAAGGCGTCGCTGGTTCTCGGTTGTATCGATGCGGCAGCAAACGGCCCCGACCACAATGTCGTTGTAGTAGGCCAATTTTGCCAATTCGCCAGCCTCCAGAACATCCACATAGAACTTGTCATTGTAGGAGACCGGGAACACCACTGTGTTGAGCTTCTTTAGTTGTTTTATGTTGTGCGGCGTAACGTCGCCCAAGTCGATGCTATTtctacaaaattaaaacaccCAAGAAAATCAGACTCGATTTCGGCGCAAACTTTTAGGTTAGAATTTTGTAGGGACCTCTGGCATGCGCCATCTACGCAGAGGACACTTTACTCACCGAGTCATAGTTATTTAGTAGCTCCTTACGATTTAATAATGCGCCTAGCgccaattaattatgatagaaaaatgtgttttaGCCGGACAGCTGTTCGGTTGCTGGCGAAGCTATCGGTTGTGGTATCGATAGCTGGAGCGCATTTGtgagcaaataaatgtatcGTTTCTGACTAGAAAAAATCGCAGACATTTAAGACCTTTCACTTTGAATtcttacaaaaaaaatcaaaacatgAACCCCAACATGAACATGATGCCGATGTCAGGACCGCAGATGATGCAGGTGATGCAGTCGTCGCCTCAACCAATGATGCCGGCAGTTCCACCTGGTCCCGTGCCCCAACAGcccttgcagcagcaacaacaggccGAGAAGCTGGACAACATATCGAGGGCCAAGAGTCTCCTAGCACCTCTGCGGGAGTCGATGTTCCTGACGATCAGATCTAGTGCATTCACGCTGCAGCAAAACAACCTCGCGGACAATCTGAAGCGGGACACCGGAGCCCATGGGCATCATGTGCCACGATTTGATAAGCATCTGGAAGACTTCTATGCCTTCTGTGACCAAATCGAGCTACATCTGAAGACGGCGATGCagtgcctgcagcagcagaactccTCCAACCATTATCTGCCTGGTATGGTTACGCCAATGCGAATGGAAAACTTTATGCCCGAAAACGCTGGACCCATTCCGTACCCCACTTATTTGAATACAGTGCGAGTGCACGTTCAGTCGGCGAAGGACATTCACGACACCTTGATAAGTGCTGCGCAAAACATATCCCAGGCCGATTGATAGTTGTAGTGCATTTTGGTTTACACACTTATATTATTTCATACAAAATACCCGATTACCTTTAGTATGCCCGACTAGAATACATAAACTGATTATATAGGATGTAAGTAGCTTCTAATAAAATAATCGTCTCTGATTTGTGCGTTTTAacacatttaaaattgatAATATATGAAATACTCCATCATTTTTACCGCAGTGCTGACTCCCATCTCTTTTTGAAGCTAGTTATGGAATGAGCGAAAGTGTGCTGGAACAAGGTAAAGTTgcttaaaaaaaataacaataacaattgaCTAATAAATAGTTTCTAGTAAACTCAGCTTGTGCCGGAAGACATACTTTTATCTCAAGTTGAATACGTCACCTTATAACTAAGTTCACTTTGGCAAGTTGAATGTAAAATATCGTCATACTGCCCATCCCTAACACGGAACCGCTCTTTTTTGTATCGGCGTCgcattattttcttttgtgtttgtaaatgtttcgacaaaaaaccaaaaaatggacccaaaggcaaagccaaggACAAAATGCGAGCAGTAAGTCTACCAAAAACTTCTGGAAAGTTCCCAATTATCGTAACAATATAAAAATGATTGTTCCTGCAGGGCAGAAAAGCAGCCAGTAACCTTTCAGAAATTTCGTCAGCTAATAGTGAACTTGCCGGATATCGCATTCGAAATTCAGCGCGATCGAGCTGCGAATGATGATGCAGACGGAGCCAGCAAAACGCTGGACGAGTGTGCCAGGTGGTATTACCATGCCTTCTACAGGGACGCCAGTGTTCGCGAGCGCTATAAGTTCAAGCTGCGCTCGTGTCCCCACAAAATCAGGAATATATTGCTCTCTATGCCGGAAGCAGAACAGGATGAATCGCCTCAAGAGTTTGAGCATGAAACGGCTGATGGTGCAAGGGTCGAAGTGGAGAAGTGAGTACCACACCAATGAATGCCACATTATTTGCTAACCATCTTGACTATTGACAGAGGGGTAGAGTTCATCTTTCCCGTGCACTTCTACACCTTTCAAAAGTACGTGGACATGGAGAAGATACGAATTGTCATGGAACACAAGTCAACAAGCCCGACAACAGAACAACATCAGTTGCGGGAATTCTACAAATCCTTCTACATGTTTCCCGAAAAGCGAAAGACCACCAATATATTCCGTGGGTCAACTACAACCTTTATGCCGAAGTTGTTGGAAGCTGGTCATCCCATTGTTGAATCGGCAGCCAAGAGTTTCGCAGAGCATAACAAAGAGACTCTCACAGTCGAAGAACCCGCGTTGCATCGGGAGCCTGAATCAAGGAACGCTTCAACTCTTTGTACCCCTGACAGCGACTTTTCGATAGTGAGCTTTGAAGAATTCCAGAAATATGTGTTGAACCTCTACGATATTGTGTGGCAACTGAAGCTCAACGACCCCCAGTATGTGTTCATGGGCTTTGAGGAATGCGCTCATGCCTTTTACTTGGCGTTTTATTTAAGTCCGGAGATTCGTGAGCGATGCAATTACACCCTGAAACCGTGTACGTCGGCCATGAGCGCCCGCCTGCTAGCAGTACCGACGCCCGAGCAAGCCGACAAGCTGAGGCAAAATTTACCAGAGTTGATTAAACCGTCGCCAGATCTTGAGCGACCCAAAAGCCCCGAATTGGTCGAAGAAACTGTTGTTGCACCTGTCAGCTTTCAGTTCTTCAAAAAGTACATCAAGAATCTGGAGGAAATCAGTGAACAAATGCGGACCGAAGACGAGTTTAAGACTTTATCCATAGAGAACTGTGCCAGGGAATACTACAGGCTGTTCTACAGATCGCCCGAAATACGCGAGCGATTCCAGTTCGAACTGAAACCATGTCCCGGAGCGGTACGCCAAAAACTGCTGAGTATACCGACCAGCTCAGTTATTGGCGACAGTGTGGAGACACGTATGGAACTAAATAGCTCcgaaaaaacaaccaaaagctCTAAGGTCAACCAACCAACCGCGAAAACCCCTTCAGAGAACGCCACCCTCGAGTACCCCGTAAGCCTGCAATGCTTTTCATTGAACATCAATTACGTTGACATGATTAGCCAGCTCAGGAAAACAGAGCAAGAGAATAAAGAGAAAGATGCGACGATTCTTAGGGATGATCAGTTGATGGAACGCTTCTACAAAGAATTTTACACAGATGCGGAAATTCGCAAGaaatataattacaattttaatgaagCGACACCCGCGTTGCAGCTGAGGCTTCTTAGGTTTGCCAAGCGGGCAAACCCATCAAAACCAAAAGGGTAAGTGGAAATATTAATGAATTGTAAGTGTCATTTTGAAATGGTTTGTACATTGCAGGGCTTCGAATGGAGTTTCAATCTCGGCCATACAGAGTCGAACCGCTCCGAATGAGGCAGACCCGTaagcatttctttttttctgagCTTCTGCGGTGTTCGTTCAACTAAATATCTTCTTTTTCACTTTCAGGGCAGTGGAAAAGGCAACTCAAAATTTGCCAGAGTTGATTAGTGCGTCGCCAGATCTGGAGCGACCCGAATTGGTGGAAGAAACTGTTGTTGCACCTGTCAGCTTTCAGTTCTTCAAAAAGTACATCAAGAATCTGAAGGAAATCAGCGAGAAAATGCGGATCGAAGACGAGTTTAAGACTTTATCCATAGAGAACTGTGCCAGGGAATACTACAGGCTGTTCTACAGATCGCCCGAAATACGCGAGCGATTCCAGTTCGAACTGAAACCATGTCCCGGAGCGGTACGCCAAAAACTGCTGAGTATACCGACCAGCTCAGTTATTGGCGACAGTGTGGAGACACGTATGGAACTAAATAGCTCcgaaaaaacaaccaaaagctCTAAGGTCAACCAACCAACCGCGAAAACCCCTTCAGAGAACGCCACCCTCGAGTACCCCGTAAGCCTGCAATGCTTTTCATTGAACATCAATTACGTTGACATGATTAGCCAGCTCAGGAAAACAGAGCAAGAGAATAAAGAGAAAGATGCGACGATTCTTAGGGATGATCAGTTGATGGAACGCTTCTACAAAGAATTTTACACAGATGCGGAAATTCGCAAGaaatataattacaattttaatgaagCGACACCCGCGTTGCAGCTGAGACTTCTTAGGTTTGCCAAGCGGGTAAAcccatcaacaacaaaagggtAAGTGGAAATATTAATGAATTGTAAGTGTCATTTTGAAATGGTTTGTACATTGCAGGGCTTCGAATGGAGTTTCAATCTCGGCCATACAGAGTCGAACCGCTCCGAATGAGGCAGACCCGTAAGTATTTAGTTAAGTTAAGTTAAGCTAAGTTACTGGAAAGCTAAATGCATTTGCGATTCCCTGTAAAGGCGAAAAAGACACTGACGTTTTCCTTACAGGGTAAGAAATAATCAAACAGGCCTCTCAGGGACTGACATGTTGAAGAAAGGGTAAGCCTAACCATAACTCTGTATGACAAGCCTGTAATAACTCTCATGTTCCATTGCAGCTTCAAGTATCCCGTGACCTTTGAGGTATTCAGGCGCCATATTAACTACGATGAAATTATCGAGTCCGCGCTGAGACAAACTAAGACAAGTCCGTCGCTGCTGTCGACGCTGATTGCCAACTCGCTAGACCCCCGCTGCATAAGGGCTTTCGATAGGTTCTATCGTTGGTTCTACATATTTCCCCATATTCGGAAAAGAGTCAGCTACCGTTTCGACTGTGGTGGGGATCCATCTCTCATGGAAAAGCTATGCGGCCAGGCAGAAATCTTGAATGAGAATGCCAGGAGATGGGCAGAAAGGTTGACAAAGCCACCACCCGAAGAGGGAAACCTTCTGATAACTCTGAAAGGTATTAAGTACAGGTTTCCGGTGTCGTTTAATACCTTCTGTAGAAGCATCAATGTCGATGAGCTAAAGGTTCAGCTGGCCAACCACTTCAGCAAGAACAAGAAACTGAAGGACAACAACTGCAGTATGCGACTCCTTCGACTTTACTATAACTACTTTTACACATCCAGGAGAATCCGTGAAATGTTCAAATATAATTTCGATGCAGTACCGCCAGAGCTTCGTGCCAGGTGTCTGCAGTTTGCTGAAGAAGTGCCGTCAGAAGCTGAACCATCTACTTcggaggcagagccacagccagaggtaGAGCCACAGCCGGAGATGGATCCACAGCCGGAGATGGAGCCACAGCCGGAGATGGAGCCACAGCCGGAGATGGATCCACAGCCGGAGATGGAGCCACAGCCGGAGATGGAGCCACAGCCGGAGATGGAGCCACAGCCGGATATGGAGCCACAGCCGGATGTGGAGCCACAGCTGGAAATGGAGCCACAGCCGGAGATGGAGCCTCAGCCAGAGGTAGAGACAGATCTAAGCTCTCGCTGTGCCAATCGTTGCCATGAGAGCAACGTATCTGTCCTGCGCCAGAGCACTCCATATATGGAAAGACGTTATGCAGCCATGCAAGCTGTGCTTGACGTGAAACAAAAGTCGAATGTAGTTCATTACGTGCCCAACAATCTGAAAGCTTACATTTCACGCCATGTGGCAAGTCCCGAGAGACGTGCAGTCCTGGAGAAGAACATAATAGAAACGGTCAGCGATTTCAATAAGGCAATCAaggcagcaactgcaactgaaaaaGTCCCTGAAAAATGTCCAGCAGCCTCTATTGTAGTTGAAGTTGCAACTGCAGAGAAACCAAACCCTGTGACCATAGTAGAACAAATAATATGGACCAGCAAGGTACCCGAGAGTACAACCTCTACTGCAACGCGAGAGGCTGAAGAACCTTGTGCCACTGATAGTCCAGGAACCATAACATCTGTACCAGCACCCAAAGAAGTGCAGACAACATCATCTGCGGTAACAGAAAGCAGCACAGCTGAAGAAGTCAATCCTGAGGCATCTGCGGTTAATACAAGTAATCTGTTTCTTCTCGAACAAATTGTGGGAGTATTTGAAGCGCCGAGCAAACAGGTGAGAAAGGCAAAAAACGTccattgtggcagccacaactaATCCCGCCTATCCCTTAACAGGAGCAAAATATACTCTACTTGATCTATCACAGACCATGTCTACAGAGTACGATTTGGCGCATACTCTCCCAGTTGAGTCAACAGGAATTCTGCACCTACACAAGCTTCCACAGCGGCGAGGCACTCTATGATAACGAGAGCATGCTGCAGCGATGTCATCAGCAGGTTGTATCGAATGGCCATTGGCCACTCCATTTGCACGTGAAGCTGAACATGTTGCGCTGCCTGTTACACAGCAAGGGAGTCGAAATGCCCTCGCTGGAGTTGGATCAGCTGTCGCCAAAGATCTTGCACTGGAAAGATCTAATGCTGCACACGGACTTTGATGAAATTGTTGAGCAGCACTACGAGGATCGTACCGGTAGCCAGATCGATGATATGGAATTGTTGTTCCAGGAACGTGAGAAGCTGTACACGAGCTGCTGGACGCACGATCAATGGATACGCCAAGTGCCACAGATCACGAATGCAGCACTGAACGAGAAAATCGttgctgatgctcctgctcTTACAGAACTCGAATTGAGTGAGTGTTTTACTTTCTGATATTGGTTAGCATTCTAAATGTGCATTTCATTCGCAGATATCCTCAGTGGTGAGCAGAGCCAATCTACGCAGATAACCATTCAATCAGACAgcaccacatccacatccacacccacaccaacaCCCATTCCATGTGGTAAGTTTTATGTCTGATTTGCTTGTCAACTTACTCAAGCCTCTATTCTGCTCGCAGAGCCCACCGAGCTCAACGATCGATCTACCAGCTTTGTGGACATGGAGGAAGTGCGTCCAGCCTCACAGTTGCCAGACACCTGTATTGATCCGCTTATGGAGAGCCAGCAGGTCAAGCAGGTGAAAATCGAGTTTCTCGACAAGCTGCGCGGCAGCTGCCTCAACAGCCAGGAGGTCCAGTGGGAGAGAATCGATACGAACGATGAAATTATACACTTGGATGACAGTCAGGAGTCACTTTCGAACCTTGCCTGCTTTGCCATTCCCAAAGCGACAGTAGTTCCGCCCTCGAATGCAGAGACACCGCCACAGTTTCCAGAAAGTGAAAACATTAATCTGTCCGCGGAAGTGGTAGTACCAGAGACGCAGCTTGCAATTGCACAGACggaggaggaagaggtgcTAGTAGAGACTGAACCCGAAGTTATCGTGATCGACGCAGAAGTGGAAGTTAAGCATGAGCCTGAGCCCGAGCCTGTGCCTGAACCTGTGCCTGAACCTGTGCCTGAACCTGTGCCTGAACCTGCGTCTGTGCCTGAGCAGAATGTCAGGCCAAAGGCTGCGCCGGCGCTGCCTCCAAATGAACCCAAGAAACGCAAACCTGAAATGCATGGATCGAACCTGGTGGCCTTCAAGAAGCCGCGTATGATGCCCGAGAAGGTGCCGCAACTGCGCCACGAGTTCCGGGCTCCGGTAGTACCAGAGACGCAGCTTGCAATTGCACAGACggaggaggaagaggtgcTAGTAGAGACTGAACCCGAAGTTATCGCAGAAGTGGAAATTAAGCATGAGCCCGAGCCTGAGCCCGAGCCTGTGCCTGAAGCTGTGCCTGAACCTGTGCCTGAACCTGTGCCTGAACCTGTGCCTGAAGCTGTGCCTGAAGCTGTGCCTGAACCTGTGCCTGAACCTGCGTCTGTGCCTGAGCAGAATGTCAGGCACCAAGAACCCAAGAAACGCAAACCTGAAATGCATGGATCGAACCTGGTGGCCTTCAAGAAGCCGCGTATGATGCCCGAGAAGGTGCCGCAACTGCGGCACGAGTTCCGGGCTCTACCAATGAACGCTGTGGTTCGCATCGAATCGGCCGGCTTTAATCGTAGCATAGAGGATGAGCAGCCGACCACAT from Drosophila subobscura isolate 14011-0131.10 chromosome E, UCBerk_Dsub_1.0, whole genome shotgun sequence includes the following:
- the LOC117891120 gene encoding probable N-acetyltransferase san, with the translated sequence MTRNSIDLGDVTPHNIKQLKKLNTVVFPVSYNDKFYVDVLEAGELAKLAYYNDIVVGAVCCRIDTTENQRRLYIMTLGCLSPYRRLGIGTVMFEHILNYAEKDGNFDSIFLHVQVNNDGAIEFYKKFGFEIVDTKEQYYKRIEPADAHVLQKALRRNPPNANSISTSTNNASNPNPRSKVRQYTFV
- the LOC117891119 gene encoding mediator of RNA polymerase II transcription subunit 29 yields the protein MNPNMNMMPMSGPQMMQVMQSSPQPMMPAVPPGPVPQQPLQQQQQAEKLDNISRAKSLLAPLRESMFLTIRSSAFTLQQNNLADNLKRDTGAHGHHVPRFDKHLEDFYAFCDQIELHLKTAMQCLQQQNSSNHYLPGMVTPMRMENFMPENAGPIPYPTYLNTVRVHVQSAKDIHDTLISAAQNISQAD
- the LOC117891123 gene encoding putative gustatory receptor 47b, producing MKNRKTSSDGFIYCYGNLYSLLFYWGLVTFRVHTQSDGGAASSPMSVLYAVCVRLFAVCGYLGSVLFKLKDERMAAAMMGHLTPVVKMIIMWECLSCTITYVEYCISLDTKRRRHVRLLANMQGFDLDISMEFPSVRWHYQRQRFKYWYGTVIVTICFFSFSLSLIFDIARCTCGIPSTLLMAGSYTLLTSSLGLVGFVHIGIMDFVRLRLRLIQKLLQHEYAESDPLGPQETVHRKVAKLFEFSKRCSHLLSELNGVFGFAAAAGFFYESTLMTCFVYVVCQKVLASEAWDMEYTFMLLHVTLHTYKLIITSTYGYLLQREKRNCLRLLGLYAQHFPQQLLVRRQVEDFQHWRMHNRQAALIGRSMPLNVSTIFMVYNGMANYVIILVQLLFQQQQIKERQRAMGSDVDIVGPMGPTTHMD